A segment of the Panicum hallii strain FIL2 chromosome 1, PHallii_v3.1, whole genome shotgun sequence genome:
GGCCACCACGGACCCGGACACGCACAGCGACCGcaccagctccggccgcgcCTCCGCCAGCTTGAACGCCACCATGCCCCCGTAGCTGAACCCCACGACGTCGCACCGCGCCACGCCCAGCCGCGCCAGCGCCCCCGCTACGCACGCCGCCTGGAAGTCCGGCGACCGGTCGGCGCTCGACGTGGAGGACTTGCCGAAGAACATGAGGTCCGGGATGTAGAGGTTGTAGCGCGACACGAGCACGCCGAAGTTGAACTGCCACGTGACATTACCCTCGGCGGCGAAGCCGTGGATGAGCACCACGTTCGGCCTCGACTCGGGGCTCCTCCTCTTCTTACTGCCCCCGGGcttcttgccgccgccgccggcagggTCGAGCGGGCTGATGGTGGTGCCCTTCTTGCCGACGTGGTGCTTGGGCGCCCAGACGTGCATGGTGGTGCCCGGCTCCAGCTCGACCTCGATGGGGCGGAGCCCAGCCATCTTCATCAGCCGCGACAGCAGCGGCTTCTGCGCCTCGATGAAGTTCACCATCTTGCACGATCGCGGCCGCTCCTTTTCCTCCCCTCGTGCCACGCTTTGCTCGCTCGCCGCTGCGTGGTGGTCGGTGCGTGGCAGGCTAGCTGTTGCTCGATCGTTCGCGCCGGGCTCGTATTAATAGAGAGAGGTGGCGCCGGAGCAAGCGTCGACGGGGGCCTGCGGTGTGTAGGCATGGGCTGCGCAACTGCGCAACAGCGCAAGTACAACGACGGGGAGCGGTGTAACGACAGGCGACGGCGACGGGCGCGAGCGAGCCGGCGGGCGGGTGGGGTTTGGGTGGCGAGGGCCCCGGCGGCAGCGAGGGAGGGGAGCGAGGACAAGGGGAAGTGGAGGGCGGGATCAGTGATCTACCGGGATGTACACATGCGCGCGGTAGCTTGGATTGGTGCAACTAACAGATCCTACTGTGCCGCCGGCTGCCCTGCTCATACATTCAGACATTGATCCAGTCATTCCTCGCATTCTTTTTCCTGCCACTACATTTCAGTTATTTCGAGTTGGGCGATCTCTTAGAATGCAACATGGGAATTGGGAAGTGCCAGCCTCAACAGAACGTCAAGCTTgagttttcttttcttttctttttttgaggAGAGAACAGTCAGAGTTAAGTATGGTAAAGTTGAGCCACAAAGCTAACACCATCATCAAAACAATGGAAATTGGATTGGTGCAACCAACCGATCCAAATTGTGACGCCGGCTGCTTGTTCAGTCGTTCCTCTTTGATGTCTTCCTGAGATCATCAGCGCCTCAAGAAGTTTTAGCCTCTCACGTACTAGTTCTGTCCTGTGTGTTAGAAAGGGCACTTGATCCATACTCTGAAGGAAGAATGGTTTGCCAGAGCGTGATAGATGAATTTACAATCCTGATGTGTTTATTTCGACACAACGACGAGCACCTGGCACAAGCACACGCCGTGACATCTGAGCTCACCGCAGCCGTAACAAGCTTATTCAGAGCTGCGCTTCACCAAGCAGACAAGCACGGCGCCTTCCGGCCGTACCAGTGTGCGAACGCCGCGATggacgcggccgcggcggccacgCCGTCCGTGGCGTGCCACGCGTTGTTaggcttgccgccgccgccccaaagCCCACCGGGACGCGGCCGCGGGGGTCCGCTCGAGCCCTCCCGAACGACGAAATCTAGCCTCTCCCGTGCGAGCTGGGCCACGTCCGACTCCGGCGAGtcccggtggcggcggcggcggctgactAGAGGAAGGGCGCGGCCACGAGGATTGAGGAAAGAGCGAGGAGATGGCGGACGCGGAAAAGAAAAACTAATGTGTAAATATTCTATCCATACTAGCGTGTTAGCGGTCCGATTTAGGTGTTTTATATAAATATCCGTGGTGAACCTCTAAATCGGATCGCGACTATTAATCACGATCTAAAACGGGAGGTATTTGCAACTTATACTTTAACCGCCCTCGACGCTGTAGAGCGCTATTCCAACAATTGGATCCTCAGTTTCCGGTCCAGATCAAAATTTATTTTGTTCTGTGTATAAATTTTGTTTCCGATTTTATTTGATAACTTTTGATCTGCATTTTTCTCCTTCCAAAATTTTCCTCAGCATTTTTATTCTTTGAAATTTTGATCATAATTTCCCTTCCAAAATTTCTTTCCGAATTTTATCCTTTTTCAAAAAgtttttctcataaattttgttATCATTTTTTTCTTTCCAATGTTTTCTGCAACCAACgttttcttttattttgaattttGTTCATAATGTTGATTTATAAGTTTTTGTTTTCAAATAATGTTTCTGAATATTTTTATTTTCGTAAATTTTTTATCACAAATTTTGTTTCCAAAATTTTTCAGCATAACTATTGCTACATTATATATCTTAACATAAAATTTttgttttgaaattatttttttcGTTTTTTCTCTCCTATTTTTCTTTTCTCCATGTTGTTGTTAAAAATTGCACAATTTTTTTCAATTCATATTTTTTATTATAAAACTTCACTCACGCAGTACAATTAATATGTCAGAACAACTGGCGTGAGTTATTGATCAACGAACCTGTTAGCTGGTGGGCGGAGCTGAAAAGAGAGTGGGATGGGGCCATTATTCCAGCGGAAGCACAGAGAGGGAAGATACTCTGATCGGAAATCGATCGCACCAAAAAAAAATTACAAGCGACCGTAAATCAGCGTGCCCCGCATATAGCCTTTGTTTAAGGAGCAACCTGTCATTCAAGTGATCGGAGAAATGTGCCACTGCCTTTCTGTACTTAAAAGGAACACTTGATCCAAATTCTGATGGAAGGCAGGTTTACGAGAGCGTGATAGATGGATTTACAGTTTCGATGTGTTTAGTCCACACAACGACCAGCATTTCATTCTGTAAACATGCACGCCCTGAACTCATCGCCACGGTACCAAGCTTATTCAGAAGCTGTGCTTCACCAAGCACGGCGCCTTCTGGTCGTACCAGTACGCGAGCGCCGCGATGaacacggccacggccacgccgACCGTGGCGTGCCACGCGTAGGAAGGcttgtcgccgccgccgccgccagaaaGCCCACGCGGACGCGGACGCGGCCGCGCGGCTGGGCTCCGGCCATCCCGAAAGACGAACGCGAGGCCCTCCCGTGCGAGCTGGGTCACGTCCGGGACCGCCGCCCCGCTCCGGACGGCGTGCGCGATCGCCTCGTACTCCTCCGGGCTCCCGCCCTCCAGGAACGCGCCGGCGATGCGTCCCGCCGCGCTGACCCAGAACGCGCCGAACTTGGGCGTGGACGAGGCGGAGAAGCCCAGGTCCCCGAAGTGGACGGCCTCCCCGGCGTTGTCGCCGTAGAACCGCCACGACAGCGCGAAGACCCTGGAGTAGAAGAAGGGCAGGTAGTCGATGTCCCCGGCGGGGCCCGAGGGgtccagcgccgccgcgacGGCGTGCCTGGCGGTCCTGCGGGCGCAGTCGACGTGCTCGAACCGGCGGGCGTCGCCGCCGAAGAGCGTGACGGGGAACGTGGCCACGTCGCCCACCGCGTACACGGAGGCGTTGCTCGTCTGCATCTGCCCGTTCACCTTGATGCCGCCCTTCTCCATGACCAGCTGGCCTTCGAAGAGCGCGGTGTTCGCGCGCGCCCCGATGCCAACCACGACCATGTCGGCAGGTAGGCGCCTGCCGTCTCGCAATATTGCTGTGGTCACCTGTGCATTCACGCAAAAGAATATTGCTGAAAAAAAAACTCAGATAATCAGATTGGATGGAGTAGACTTCAAACTTTCAAATATAGCGGAGCACAGTTGATAGTGGTTGGTATTGATTGGCACAAAACAGCTGCTTGAAATTTCAGATTTCCAGTAAAGCTGCTAGGAGATGGTGAACATACATCCTATTGGCAATCTGAATATGGCTGATCATCAAATCATCTACTGTAGAAGTTACAGGCAATGGCCGAACGGAAACTCACCTTTCCAGATGAGATCTCCAGTGATGAAACTGCAGTTCCTTTGATAAAAGTAACTCCTTTTGAAGTATAGTAGTTCTCGTAGAATTCAGCAATTTTTGGTGTAAACAGACGACCCACTGAAAACGAAAAATCAACAGCATATTTTGGCATTTGAACACAGCTAAGAAAAATAAGATTGTGCGTATATGTTCTAAGCACTGATCTGCATATAAGTGTCATTGTATTCAGGCTTCATATGTTCATCAAATGATAGCATCAGCTACTTACTGCAGTGTTTTCCAGGGAAGACTATGGTAACCTTTATCTTGTTGGCAACCAAAGCGGCAGCACATTCCATTCCTATATATCCACCACCAATTACAATAGCATTGCCACCAGGACATGATCTCATTCGAAAGACTAATTTATCTGCATCCTCAATATCGCGCAGATAACAGACATTCTCAGCATCTGAGCCACTCCCTCCAAATTCTTCCAGCTTCAAGGCCTACATTTTAAACAGACAAAATAACATGTTATAAATCGATTTCCTGGCAAACATACATGTTAAGTCCAAAAATAGCAGGCTAGTCAGACATAACCAGAAACAGAATCTCGACATACCCGAGCACCCGTTGCTACAATAAGAGTTTTATAGCTGATAGTTTCCCCAGTGGAAGCAAGCAATGTCTTCCAACGCACATCAGCAGAAATTATCTTCGTTCCAAGAATAAGCTCAACACCTAGGAAAGTGGTAATTCATATCATCCATAGTGATGAACAGTTACTAGATATGTAGATTGAGCTGATTACATGATCAAACTACAGATGAGGGAAAACCAGACATGCTAATCCATCTGTCAGAAAAAGATAGACGGTAACACTAACTCTTGTTACTTCCCAGATGTTATAGTCCAATTGAAATCTAACTAAACATAGGGATTGCAACATGTAATGCACAAATAACATAAAACCCAGTAAACACAGACAggatcctaccatgttttttATACCAATCTGGTGTAAGTAACTGATCGTTGGCACCAACACAAGTATAAAATGCTGGGAGACGAGCGCCACCTGTAAATGTGATAAAtccaaagtaaaaaaaaaaaaagttttcAAGATATCCAGACCCCAAATCATTTAAACAAATTTTTATGTGGATAGCAATGCCCTGCAAATATTAATCGTCTGTATAATCTGAAATtgcacaaaagaaaaaaaaacaattcAATCTGAAAGATTGAAACTCATGTCATTGTGTGTCCCCTTCGTATACCCAATAGAATTTGAAAGAGCTAACTTAAGCAGTTTACTGCCGATTGCCGCAATCTCGAAAGCAACTATCAACTGAATCATTCCAACAGAAGCGTGTAGCAGAAAAAAGGTATAGCAGGCTACATCGAAATTCAATTAATTTCAGCTGCACCAAATTGACCCGGCCCAATCGCATGCAATAGAATGGCCCCAAACGGCGGCGGAGTGGTCGAGCTCGGGGCCATGCGCGACAAGGAGCAGCGCGGCATTATGGAAATCGCGCGCATGCACTTGGTTTCTGAACCCACTCACCCTTGGGCTCCATCAATCCTCCGCACCgatgcgcccgccgccgccgccggaggctGGGAAAAGGAGAGGAGCTACGACCATGGATGGATGCGGAAACGGAGGAAAGGAAGAGGAACAGGAGTGGAGCAACGAGGAAGGCATGGATATATGCTTTCACCATCGCGCAGCCCTCCGACTCCGGCGAGTCCATGACGCCGGCGACTGACTAGAGCGGAGGAGGAAGGGCGCGGTCACGAACGACGAAAGGGCGGAGGATGGCAGAAGCAAAAAAAAACCTAATGTGTAAATATTCTATCCATTTTAGCGGCTTTATGCaaataatcggatcgcgattagtaatcgcgatccgatttagggGGTTAAATGTAAATATCTTAGTCTAAATTACACTTAACACCTTAACTCGGATCGCGACtgttaatcgcgatccgaatttgGGGGTGTTATGTAAAATATTGGATCGCGGAGAATAATTGCAATGCAATTTAGGGGGGTATCTGAAAATTATACTTTGACCGCAGCCGACGATGAAGGGGCGATTCCAGCCGTTGGATTCAAAGTTTGCGGCCCAGATCGAGCTATGCCCTAAGTGAACGCAAAGTTGCCTTTCCGTCTCCACCCACCCCGCCGGACGCCGGCGGGAACAGCCGAGGcttccgccgcccgccgctcctgtACCAGAAGGTGACCGCGTCTTGCCTTCAGATTCTCCGATTCATTAATTTCTACTCCGTACTAGAATAGCGGGAGGCTCGACAACATCGGCGGGAGGCCAGGATGGACGCTAAGGTCGCCATCGCCGTGTGCCCTGCCCCGCGTTCGCCGCAGGACTCGCAGCCCACAGTCGCCGCTTCCGAGGAAAATGGCGATGGCATGGTCCTCGTCCTCTTCACCCGAGCACCGAGCTCGGTAGAATGACGCACGATCAGCTAGCTCTGTCAGCAGCAACTCTGctatcggcggcggcggcggcaggggttGGATGAACTGACGACTGACGAGACGAAGGTTAAGGATGCAATCCACACATGTTTTTCGCAAACACTCCTTGATCCGTGATTGAAAAAGGCACGCACCTTCCGGGAGCAGATAGCCTTTGCTTAGCGCAGGACGTTCGTAAGGAGCAACCTGTCGAGTGATTGGAGAAATGATTGCTCAGGAAAAAAAAATCACAGAATGCTCAATCGAACAGCAAAAGGCAGAGCGTGATAAGGAAAGGATGGAAGGAAAGCATACGGCCTCCTCGGAGATGATGCAGAGCTCGCCGGGGGCGgcgtcgccgcggcggcggacgaACTCGAGCGCCGCGTAGCCCgcggccacgccgccgcccagTATCACGTACGTGAACGCGCGGCCCATCTGGTTCCTTCGCACCGTAATTCTCCCTCTCTGTCTTCCTCTCTCCCAAGTCTCGTCGTTTCCCGTCCGCCATGGACGAGCTTTAAGTAGCCGTGATCGCAGCACGGTTCGATCGGGCCCCTCCGACCAGGTTCTTGGCTTGCGGGCAGGAGAGCAGGCGCGGGGCCGGCGTGGCAGGAAAAACTATGCCTTGCCCGCCTCTCCTCCCGCGGGGCCCGATCGGTGCCGTTCTTTCCCTCGTCGTCAAGGAAATATTGGAATCCTTCTGGGTAAAGAAAAGCTTCACCATCTTTTCAGAACGTTGATAATGCATCTTTCCAGAATGTTGGTAATATTAGTTGATGCTGGAACATCATATGATACGAGCATCGGTGCTAATCAGGTGGGCTTTTGCCTTTTGGACATACTTTTTTAGAAAACGTGCTCACCACACATTTCATTAAGGGAGAAAGGAAGTACAACAGTTTTTTGCACAAAAGAAAGCAGAGACGGTGAGACAGGAAAATAAAACAGGACAGAGCAAAAGAGAGACCTAACGCCAGAGGCACACAGACACACGCGCAACAGCTAGCACGACCTCGGATGGGACAAAGTGGCCAGCAAGGTCACAGAACTCTGCATCTCATTTGGGGAAAGAATTGTGATTTTACAACAAGAGTGCTCCTGATAGTTTAGCAGCAGAATTTTGCTCATTAAACAGTACATGATGGTGTTTGTAACTTTGTATACTATCTGTTTACATTTGAGAGTTGAAACTATACTTTCATACAAGTTACACTGGACTTGCTTTGAGTAGCTGAACCCAATAGCACATCCCAGGTCTTCTTGCATCAGCTGACCACAAGATCCCAACAGATGGCACACAAATTAGAACGAGGTGGTCCTGAGTTCACCACCTGCGACGCTTCCTGCCATACCAATAACCAATCGCAGCGATTGACACTGCTGCGACCACACCAGCTGTGGCATGCCATGCGTAAGTAGGTTTTCCAACCACGGCAAGCCCACAGTCAGGCGCTTCCGTCTGGCTCTCCTGAATGGCAAACGCCAGGCCTTGTTTTTCAAGTTCAGCCATGTTTGCGACCTTTGCTTTCCGCCGAACAGCTACTGATATGGCCTCGTATTCATCCCGACTTCCACCTTCAAGAAATGCACCTGCAATTCGGCCTTTATTGACCCAATATGCACCAAACCTTGGGCTGCTGCTTGTGAAGTCTCCAAAGTGAACCACTTCCCCAACATTATCCCCATAGAACTGCCAGGACAGTGTGAAGACCCTGGAGTAGAAGAATGGTAGGTAATCGATGTCCCTGGTTTTTGAAGGCTCCAAGATGGATGCAACGGCATGCCTAGCAGTTCTTCGAGCTGAATCAACATGCTCAAGCCGTCGGATATCACCATCAAAAAGCTTGATGGGGAATGCAGCAACATCTCCAACAGCATATACAGAGCTGTCACTTGTCTGCAGCTGTCCATTTACCTTTATCCCACCATTCTCCATTGACATCACAAGCTGACCTTCAAAAAGACTAGTGTTCGCACGGATGCCAATACCAACCACTACCATA
Coding sequences within it:
- the LOC112899942 gene encoding monodehydroascorbate reductase 1, peroxisomal-like — protein: MGRAFTYVILGGGVAAGYAALEFVRRRGDAAPGELCIISEEAVAPYERPALSKGYLLPEGGARLPAFYTCVGANDQLLTPDWYKKHGVELILGTKIISADVRWKTLLASTGETISYKTLIVATGARALKLEEFGGSGSDAENVCYLRDIEDADKLVFRMRSCPGGNAIVIGGGYIGMECAAALVANKIKVTIVFPGKHCMGRLFTPKIAEFYENYYTSKGVTFIKGTAVSSLEISSGKVTTAILRDGRRLPADMVVVGIGARANTALFEGQLVMEKGGIKVNGQMQTSNASVYAVGDVATFPVTLFGGDARRFEHVDCARRTARHAVAAALDPSGPAGDIDYLPFFYSRVFALSWRFYGDNAGEAVHFGDLGFSASSTPKFGAFWVSAAGRIAGAFLEGGSPEEYEAIAHAVRSGAAVPDVTQLAREGLAFVFRDGRSPAARPRPRPRGLSGGGGGDKPSYAWHATVGVAVAVFIAALAYWYDQKAPCLVKHSF
- the LOC112872726 gene encoding monoacylglycerol lipase ABHD6-like, with protein sequence MVNFIEAQKPLLSRLMKMAGLRPIEVELEPGTTMHVWAPKHHVGKKGTTISPLDPAGGGGKKPGGSKKRRSPESRPNVVLIHGFAAEGNVTWQFNFGVLVSRYNLYIPDLMFFGKSSTSSADRSPDFQAACVAGALARLGVARCDVVGFSYGGMVAFKLAEARPELVRSLCVSGSVVAMTDAVNRETMERLGAGSSAELLMPETLKGLKALLSISMYKKMWFPDRFYKDYLKVMFTSRKERMELLQGLLISTMDAKIPVFQQKIMLLWGEEDKIFDIELAKKMKEQLGDKCFLYGIRKAGHLLHVERPCAYNRQLQRWLAYVNSTAAGEEQASS